Proteins encoded by one window of Dioscorea cayenensis subsp. rotundata cultivar TDr96_F1 chromosome 6, TDr96_F1_v2_PseudoChromosome.rev07_lg8_w22 25.fasta, whole genome shotgun sequence:
- the LOC120263157 gene encoding uncharacterized mitochondrial protein AtMg00810-like — translation MDDIICMGSSLEMLIDFKETVMIKFEMSDLGLLKYFLGLEVKQGKDFIFVSQRKYAENFPRTANMLECKIEQSPMNLNEKLSLDDGSGETDADKNRKLVGSLPYLTHTRPDLMYTISVVVQYMHCSSMHHLGAVKRIMYHITVIINFRLLYKCTDNLKQEGYMDSDWDGSIDDKKSTTSWVFNLGSTATVWC, via the coding sequence ATGGATGATATTATCTGTATGGGGTCGTCTCTGGAGATGTTGATAGACTTTAAAGAAACTGTAATGATAAAGTTTGAAATGTCTGATCTTGGACTTCTTAAATATTTCTTAGGCTTAGAAGTGAAGCAAGGCAAGGATTTCATCTTTGTGTCTCAAAGGAAATATGCTGAGAATTTTCCACGCACGGCTAACATGCTTGAATGCAAAATTGAACAAAGTCCCATGAATCTTAATGAAAAACTTAGCCTTGATGATGGTTCTGGAGAAACAGATGCTGATAAGAATAGGAAGCTTGTGGGAAGTCTACCATACCTCACACACACTCGTCCAGACCTCATGTACACTATCTCAGTTGTAGTCCAGTATATGCATTGTTCCTCAATGCACCACCTCGGTGCAGTGAAGCGTATTATGTACCACATTACTGTTATTATAAACTTCAGGCTGTTATATAAGTGTACTGATAATTTGAAACAAGAAGGCTATATGGACAGTGATTGGGATGGGTCTATTGATGATAAAAAAAGCACAACTTCCTGGGTGTTTAACCTTGGCTCGACTGCTACTGTATGGTGTTGA